The Zestosphaera sp. genome contains a region encoding:
- a CDS encoding queuosine salvage family protein, whose amino-acid sequence MSAEVINYSFKKVSLREYSISSVAPYLREAANSLPRDDFTNTEYYPPKNAELEDVLRYFIFMVAIDHRTSRDKPYEAYVDSRLYHGADLLYKLGSKKFAEDPSFFSPERMAKISSNEVSEWLSIKGVNEVSVWDPEVRADLLRDLGRGLIKWFEGSVTKLVNMSGGYLKSRPQGITYLMKRFKAYSDPVEKKTYLFVKFVERRGLVSVIDVWNKEVPVDNHLTRVALRLGLVTPEEDLLKKIKMRETFTWSEDVMLRLVVRSAYKMLSRITYLDPFILDDFLWYFGRKVCTRDKPACISSGECPFLKVCPSREDPEEVVEHHYVDTYYY is encoded by the coding sequence TTGAGTGCGGAAGTAATAAACTATTCATTCAAGAAAGTAAGTCTGCGTGAATACTCGATAAGTTCAGTAGCTCCATACTTAAGAGAAGCAGCAAACTCACTACCAAGAGATGACTTTACAAACACCGAATATTATCCACCTAAGAACGCAGAACTCGAGGACGTGCTGAGGTATTTCATATTTATGGTAGCCATAGATCATAGGACCAGCAGAGATAAACCATATGAAGCCTACGTGGATTCAAGACTTTACCACGGCGCAGACTTACTCTATAAGCTAGGATCAAAGAAGTTCGCAGAAGACCCTAGCTTCTTTTCACCAGAAAGGATGGCTAAGATCAGCAGTAATGAAGTGAGTGAGTGGCTAAGTATCAAAGGAGTAAATGAAGTATCTGTCTGGGACCCTGAGGTACGTGCAGACCTCTTGAGAGACTTAGGCAGAGGACTGATTAAGTGGTTTGAAGGGTCTGTTACTAAGCTAGTTAATATGTCTGGCGGCTACTTGAAGAGTCGTCCCCAAGGAATCACATACTTAATGAAGAGGTTCAAGGCTTACTCAGACCCCGTAGAGAAGAAGACATATTTGTTCGTCAAGTTTGTGGAGAGACGAGGCTTGGTAAGCGTGATTGACGTGTGGAATAAGGAAGTCCCGGTAGACAACCACTTAACTAGAGTTGCTCTCAGGTTGGGCTTAGTGACGCCTGAAGAAGACCTTCTCAAGAAAATCAAGATGAGGGAAACTTTCACATGGTCCGAGGATGTGATGTTAAGGCTAGTAGTGAGGTCGGCCTATAAGATGTTGTCAAGAATAACTTATTTAGACCCCTTCATACTGGATGATTTTCTATGGTATTTTGGTAGAAAAGTGTGTACTAGAGATAAGCCAGCCTGCATTAGTAGCGGCGAGTGCCCCTTCCTGAAAGTTTGTCCTAGCAGAGAAGACCCTGAAGAAGTAGTAGAACACCACTACGTTGACACCTACTACTACTGA
- a CDS encoding deoxyuridine 5'-triphosphate nucleotidohydrolase: protein MVETLITGHEILKYVRDLLDTNTQLQPAGIDLRVSQVFKFRSAGVLGFNERKLPEVEEVLPENGYWSLDPGVYKIRFAEIVELPRDVLALCFPRSSLLRSGVLVSCTVWDPGYVGRGEALMHVMNPHGINLGVGARVVQLIFFRLNKAVEKTYEGFYKGENL, encoded by the coding sequence GTGGTTGAGACGCTGATAACAGGTCATGAGATTCTCAAGTATGTGAGAGACTTGCTAGATACTAATACTCAGTTGCAGCCTGCAGGCATCGACTTAAGAGTGTCTCAAGTATTTAAGTTTAGGAGTGCCGGAGTCTTAGGTTTTAATGAGAGAAAACTTCCTGAAGTTGAGGAAGTTCTGCCTGAGAACGGATACTGGAGTCTAGACCCAGGAGTCTACAAGATAAGGTTTGCTGAGATAGTTGAGTTACCTCGAGACGTCTTAGCTCTGTGTTTCCCTCGCTCCTCACTACTCAGATCTGGTGTTTTAGTCTCCTGTACTGTGTGGGATCCAGGCTATGTAGGTCGTGGCGAGGCTCTAATGCATGTAATGAATCCTCACGGCATTAATTTAGGTGTTGGTGCTAGAGTAGTTCAGCTAATTTTCTTTAGGCTTAATAAAGCTGTAGAGAAAACTTATGAGGGTTTTTATAAGGGTGAGAATCTTTGA
- the speD gene encoding adenosylmethionine decarboxylase, with product MGLELLTHIGGKNIKTKVYGRHVYGSLYECDSELLSDPEFLKKVVIEAAHVGNMTLLDVRTWYMGPGVSVVAIILESHISIHTWPEYSFATVDVYSCGKHTDPLRSFEYIVRALRARRYEFNMIDRSLT from the coding sequence ATGGGACTTGAGTTATTGACGCATATAGGTGGAAAAAATATTAAAACTAAGGTTTATGGGAGGCATGTATATGGCAGTCTCTACGAGTGTGATTCAGAACTCCTCTCAGACCCAGAATTTCTTAAGAAAGTAGTTATTGAAGCTGCTCACGTGGGTAATATGACGCTCTTAGACGTCAGAACGTGGTATATGGGTCCTGGGGTCAGCGTAGTAGCTATAATACTAGAATCACACATATCTATCCACACATGGCCTGAGTATTCTTTCGCGACAGTAGATGTTTACTCATGCGGCAAACACACAGACCCGCTAAGGTCATTTGAGTATATAGTGAGAGCTTTAAGAGCAAGAAGATACGAGTTTAATATGATTGACAGGTCATTAACGTGA